One segment of Candidatus Bathyanammoxibius amoris DNA contains the following:
- the murC gene encoding UDP-N-acetylmuramate--L-alanine ligase, which yields MRYTFAINSLSEGGTWIYTTQGMKTTNGSLSYHFVGLGGSGMSALAQVLRARGHRVSGSDRSLDKGLNAATFQKLSQLGISCHPQNGSGLENGVDIAVVSSAIEESNPDIKTARERGIPIVNRAALLAVLFNDLRGVAVAGTNGKTTVTGMVGWILDTTGIDPTVTAGGIMKNYVEAPGLGNVRLGHSDVCVIEADESDGSLIYYRPKVGVITNITKDHKPIDELLKLFSTYVASCSKLAVNSDCPLVGRIKPLPVETVTFGFNRGALITATGIDTDSRELCSSFKVSGVPFELNLPGRHNVMNALAAISTAHLLDIPLEVSAEALRDFRGIKRRLDVIGETRGIKVIDDFAHNPVKIRTSIESVRPISRRILAIYQPHGYRPTRFLREELVQTFSESLCADDALYMPEIFYAGGTAKKDISSKEIIDSISANGIRAHFVPARWEIAGHILSEAVPGDVVLVMGARDDTLTDFCLDILNSLKEENTRTGVVSR from the coding sequence TTGCGTTATACCTTTGCCATTAACTCGCTCAGCGAGGGGGGCACATGGATATATACAACCCAGGGAATGAAGACGACAAACGGCTCCTTGAGCTATCACTTCGTAGGGCTCGGCGGTAGCGGCATGAGTGCCCTTGCCCAGGTACTGCGGGCGAGGGGCCACAGAGTAAGCGGCTCCGACAGGAGCCTGGATAAAGGGTTGAACGCCGCCACCTTCCAGAAGCTCTCCCAACTTGGCATTAGCTGCCATCCTCAGAACGGTTCAGGCCTCGAAAACGGCGTTGACATAGCCGTCGTATCCTCAGCGATAGAAGAATCCAACCCCGACATCAAGACGGCGCGTGAGAGGGGCATCCCCATAGTTAACCGCGCGGCCCTGCTTGCCGTTCTTTTTAACGACCTCCGGGGTGTCGCCGTCGCCGGAACAAACGGCAAGACTACGGTAACCGGCATGGTCGGATGGATACTGGACACTACCGGTATCGACCCCACCGTGACGGCAGGCGGCATAATGAAAAATTATGTTGAGGCCCCCGGGCTGGGCAACGTCCGCCTGGGCCATTCCGACGTCTGCGTTATAGAGGCGGATGAAAGCGACGGCAGTCTTATATACTACCGGCCAAAGGTTGGAGTCATCACGAATATCACCAAGGACCATAAGCCCATAGATGAGCTACTTAAGCTATTTTCCACCTATGTCGCGAGTTGTTCGAAATTAGCCGTCAACTCCGACTGCCCCCTGGTGGGCAGAATTAAACCGCTGCCGGTTGAGACCGTTACTTTCGGTTTTAACAGGGGCGCGCTTATCACTGCCACCGGCATAGACACGGACAGCAGGGAATTGTGCTCTTCATTCAAGGTTAGCGGCGTACCCTTTGAGCTGAACCTCCCCGGCAGGCACAACGTCATGAACGCCCTGGCGGCGATATCTACCGCCCACCTTCTGGACATACCGCTGGAGGTCTCGGCGGAGGCGTTGAGGGATTTTCGGGGTATAAAACGCAGGCTCGACGTAATAGGGGAAACACGCGGCATTAAGGTCATAGACGACTTTGCCCACAACCCGGTGAAGATAAGGACGTCTATCGAATCCGTGCGGCCCATTTCCCGCAGGATACTGGCGATATACCAGCCCCATGGCTACCGTCCCACACGCTTTCTCAGGGAGGAGCTTGTACAGACATTCTCGGAGTCGCTGTGCGCGGACGACGCACTGTACATGCCGGAGATATTCTATGCCGGTGGCACCGCCAAAAAGGACATATCATCCAAAGAAATAATTGACTCCATATCGGCCAACGGGATCAGAGCGCACTTCGTCCCGGCACGATGGGAAATCGCAGGGCACATACTTTCGGAGGCGGTACCGGGGGACGTCGTACTGGTTATGGGCGCGCGCGATGACACACTCACGGATTTTTGTCTGGATATCCTGAATTCACTTAAGGAAGAAAACACCCGCACAGGGGTCGTGAGCCGATGA
- a CDS encoding TIGR04076 family protein, which produces MARRPKIKITITEQVRPAPCHRGHKVGETFDFDTERGKICPMMMHVLFPAIDIFRYGGSFPWSDDPHKAAFACPDPKTLLVFEVEKLDG; this is translated from the coding sequence ATGGCAAGAAGACCAAAGATAAAGATTACCATAACGGAGCAGGTGCGGCCCGCGCCCTGTCACAGGGGGCACAAGGTGGGCGAGACGTTCGACTTTGACACGGAGCGCGGTAAGATCTGTCCTATGATGATGCACGTCCTGTTTCCCGCCATAGATATATTTAGATACGGCGGTTCTTTCCCCTGGTCGGATGACCCCCACAAGGCCGCATTCGCCTGTCCCGACCCGAAGACGCTGCTTGTGTTTGAGGTTGAGAAGCTGGATGGCTAG
- a CDS encoding glycosyltransferase family 2 protein → MSRPAISVCIITHNEESKIRPCLESVKWAEEIVVVDSGSTDNTVEICREYTDKVFHKPFPGHIEQKNNALDLASHDWVLCVDADERVSPELATEIQEELSKDKSVYDGYLLPRHTYFMGRWINHTGWYPDYKLRLFRRNLGRWGGVNPHDRVTLERGLIKNLTGDLQHFSYDNISGQLATVDKFTTIFAEEMQKQGVRFGLFHVIFRPVGRFFSMYFLKLGFLDGVAGLVISVMGSMYSFLKYAKCWEMQNTKDKGDGQGGDH, encoded by the coding sequence ATGTCTAGACCTGCCATATCGGTCTGTATAATAACACATAATGAGGAGTCCAAGATTCGCCCTTGTCTGGAGAGTGTAAAATGGGCCGAGGAGATAGTGGTGGTAGATTCCGGCAGTACCGATAACACGGTGGAGATATGCAGGGAGTACACGGACAAGGTTTTTCATAAGCCATTTCCCGGCCATATAGAGCAGAAGAACAATGCCCTGGACCTTGCCAGTCATGATTGGGTCCTGTGTGTCGACGCCGACGAGCGTGTCTCGCCCGAACTCGCAACGGAGATCCAGGAAGAGCTTTCTAAGGATAAGAGTGTCTACGACGGCTACCTGTTGCCCAGACACACGTACTTTATGGGCAGGTGGATAAACCATACCGGCTGGTATCCTGATTACAAGCTGCGGCTTTTTAGAAGAAACCTGGGCAGATGGGGCGGGGTCAACCCGCACGACAGGGTCACACTTGAAAGGGGGCTTATAAAGAACCTGACCGGAGACCTGCAGCACTTTAGCTATGACAATATTTCCGGACAGCTGGCCACCGTAGACAAGTTTACCACCATCTTTGCCGAAGAGATGCAAAAGCAGGGGGTCAGGTTCGGCCTCTTTCACGTGATATTCAGGCCCGTTGGCCGTTTTTTTTCCATGTATTTCTTAAAGCTGGGGTTTCTGGACGGCGTGGCGGGTCTGGTCATATCCGTCATGGGCTCAATGTACTCGTTTCTTAAGTATGCAAAGTGCTGGGAGATGCAAAACACTAAGGACAAAGGCGATGGGCAGGGCGGCGACCATTAG
- a CDS encoding glycosyltransferase family 4 protein encodes MFILHLFSNWKWTGPAEHALNLCRMLKLRGHRVVFACGIPPEGGRDSVRKRAAGSGVETLDLRLRKHLNLIDNLRDVRAISRYIRAEGPDIIHTHMTNDNLLAGVSAGIARSSVPVVRTSYEGKGLEKTWRNRLLMSYMTSTLLVVSESAVQADVDNFHLSRDNVRKIDIGVDTDRFSPAAKGLDVRKTLGIGPEDVVVGVVARIQWHRRFDVFLEALRLACGKIPNLKAVIVGRGTNMVPVAVEPARKMGLNGKVVFTGYKESDEYVDTLSSVDIKVFLVPGTDGSCRAVREAMAVGLPVIAADRGMLPEIVEHGRNGFVIDDTPENLAGAILKLASDSTLRRRMGEASRQIALERFSLDKEAREVEEVYKTLLG; translated from the coding sequence ATGTTCATACTACATCTGTTTAGTAACTGGAAATGGACAGGGCCTGCCGAACATGCGTTGAATCTCTGTCGTATGCTCAAGCTGCGGGGACATAGAGTAGTCTTTGCCTGCGGCATACCGCCTGAGGGAGGTCGCGACAGCGTCAGGAAGAGGGCCGCGGGGTCTGGCGTGGAGACGCTGGATCTGCGTCTCAGAAAGCATCTGAACCTTATTGACAATCTGAGGGATGTCCGTGCTATCTCGAGGTACATACGGGCAGAGGGGCCGGATATCATCCACACCCACATGACCAACGACAACCTGCTTGCCGGGGTTTCGGCCGGTATTGCGAGGTCCTCCGTGCCCGTCGTGCGAACCAGCTACGAGGGAAAAGGCCTGGAAAAGACCTGGCGCAACCGCTTGTTGATGTCATACATGACGTCGACACTGCTGGTGGTGTCGGAGAGTGCGGTTCAAGCGGACGTGGACAATTTCCACCTCTCCAGAGACAACGTGCGGAAGATAGACATAGGGGTGGACACGGACCGTTTCAGCCCCGCTGCAAAAGGCCTGGATGTCAGAAAAACACTGGGCATCGGACCGGAAGACGTGGTGGTCGGCGTGGTCGCCAGGATCCAGTGGCACAGACGGTTTGACGTGTTTTTGGAGGCGCTACGTCTGGCATGCGGCAAGATACCGAATCTTAAGGCGGTGATAGTCGGAAGGGGGACGAACATGGTCCCCGTGGCGGTGGAGCCTGCCCGGAAGATGGGACTGAACGGCAAGGTTGTCTTTACAGGATACAAAGAGAGCGACGAGTACGTGGATACGCTGTCTTCCGTGGACATAAAGGTATTTCTTGTCCCGGGCACGGACGGTTCGTGCAGGGCCGTGAGGGAGGCGATGGCCGTGGGCCTTCCCGTTATAGCGGCCGACCGGGGGATGCTTCCTGAGATAGTGGAGCACGGGAGAAACGGATTTGTGATTGACGATACCCCTGAAAATCTCGCGGGCGCTATCCTGAAGCTGGCGTCTGACAGCACCCTGAGAAGGCGTATGGGAGAGGCCTCACGGCAGATAGCCCTGGAGAGGTTTTCTCTCGATAAAGAGGCGCGAGAGGTAGAGGAAGTATATAAGACATTATTGGGTTAG
- a CDS encoding glycosyltransferase family 2 protein, with protein MRPELSVVIVNWNTKDLLRECLRSLYRTVKDLSFDVYVVDNGSSDGSVEMVEKEFPGATLIRNRENRGFAPANNQALREIHTAYVFLLNTDTVLLSGTVGGMVSFLKKHPDVAIVAPQFLNRDGSKQNTFDNFPSLTTELMNKSMLRFLFPGSYPSKHVDYKEPLEVESVLCAGVVLRQDVFRQVGFFDEDYFVYLDDSDICFRLKRAGYRCFYLPQLEMYHFGGGGTKAKGRANAVIEYYRSMYKFFKKNRSAPEYLILKVLKPLRLVLSLFLSLLGLALTLFLHKGLRSRVYAYLKVLEWHARGCPSCMGIGGRRAVE; from the coding sequence ATGAGACCAGAACTTTCTGTCGTCATCGTTAACTGGAACACAAAGGACCTGCTGAGGGAGTGCCTGCGGTCCCTGTACCGGACGGTTAAGGACCTGTCCTTTGACGTGTATGTGGTCGATAACGGCTCAAGTGACGGCAGTGTGGAGATGGTAGAGAAGGAGTTCCCCGGGGCGACACTTATAAGAAACAGGGAAAACCGGGGTTTTGCCCCCGCAAACAATCAGGCCCTGAGGGAGATACACACGGCGTATGTATTCCTTCTCAATACGGATACCGTGCTTCTGAGCGGTACGGTGGGCGGAATGGTCTCTTTTCTTAAGAAGCATCCTGACGTGGCTATAGTTGCGCCGCAATTCCTCAATAGAGACGGCTCGAAGCAGAATACCTTTGACAACTTCCCCTCGCTGACGACAGAGCTTATGAATAAAAGCATGTTGAGGTTTTTATTTCCCGGCAGCTACCCCAGCAAGCATGTTGACTACAAGGAGCCCCTGGAAGTGGAGTCGGTACTGTGTGCCGGAGTCGTATTGAGACAGGACGTATTCAGGCAGGTAGGTTTCTTCGATGAAGACTACTTTGTGTATTTGGACGATAGCGACATTTGTTTCCGTCTGAAAAGGGCCGGATACAGGTGCTTTTATCTTCCGCAACTCGAGATGTACCATTTCGGCGGTGGCGGGACAAAGGCCAAAGGCAGGGCAAACGCCGTTATTGAATACTACAGGTCGATGTATAAATTTTTCAAGAAGAACAGGAGTGCCCCGGAGTATCTTATTCTCAAGGTCTTAAAACCCTTGAGGCTGGTGCTGAGCCTGTTTTTGTCATTGTTGGGCCTTGCCCTTACACTCTTTCTTCACAAGGGGTTACGGTCAAGGGTATATGCCTACCTGAAAGTGCTTGAGTGGCACGCCAGGGGCTGTCCGTCCTGCATGGGAATAGGGGGCAGGCGGGCGGTTGAATAA
- a CDS encoding dTDP-4-dehydrorhamnose 3,5-epimerase family protein, with amino-acid sequence MIEGVVTKKLKVVPDERGFLMEMMRSDDPHFEKFGQAYLSVGYPGVIKGWHYHKKQKDNFFIVRGTAKVVLYDMREKSGTRGEINEFFIGERNPLMVHIPANVAHGFKAVGDETAYLINIPTELYNYEQPDEHRIDPHGGEIPYDWACKDS; translated from the coding sequence ATGATTGAAGGCGTGGTTACTAAAAAGCTGAAGGTCGTCCCTGATGAAAGGGGCTTCTTGATGGAGATGATGCGCTCGGACGACCCGCATTTCGAGAAGTTCGGCCAGGCGTATCTCAGCGTCGGATATCCGGGCGTAATTAAGGGATGGCACTACCATAAGAAGCAAAAGGACAATTTTTTCATAGTCAGGGGCACGGCCAAGGTGGTGCTTTATGACATGCGGGAAAAGTCCGGGACCAGGGGCGAGATTAACGAGTTCTTTATAGGTGAACGGAACCCTCTTATGGTACATATACCGGCTAACGTGGCGCACGGCTTTAAGGCCGTGGGGGACGAAACGGCGTATCTTATAAACATCCCCACTGAGCTGTATAATTACGAGCAGCCTGATGAACATCGCATAGACCCGCACGGCGGCGAGATACCCTACGACTGGGCGTGCAAGGACAGCTGA
- a CDS encoding dTDP-4-dehydrorhamnose 3,5-epimerase family protein: MIKDVKLVKLETHVDDRGYLIEILRASDEHFTKYGQVYIVGDPVRGVIRAWHKHEALWDWFFISHGSAKFALRDDRPDSPTYEEMNTFILGERNPALLVVPPGVFHGWMSLEDDTQLISTASEVYNRENPDEVRIPPDSFGYEWEVKGR; this comes from the coding sequence ATGATAAAAGACGTTAAGCTGGTAAAGCTTGAGACCCATGTGGACGACAGGGGCTACCTGATAGAGATTTTACGCGCCAGTGACGAGCATTTCACGAAATACGGTCAGGTATACATTGTAGGCGATCCCGTGCGGGGTGTGATACGGGCATGGCACAAGCACGAGGCGCTCTGGGACTGGTTCTTTATTAGCCACGGCTCGGCGAAGTTTGCCCTCAGGGACGACAGGCCCGACAGCCCGACATACGAAGAAATGAACACCTTTATTCTGGGCGAAAGGAACCCCGCTCTCCTTGTGGTGCCTCCCGGTGTCTTCCACGGATGGATGTCACTCGAGGACGATACGCAGCTCATAAGCACGGCCAGCGAGGTCTATAACCGCGAAAATCCGGATGAGGTAAGAATTCCTCCGGATTCCTTCGGTTACGAGTGGGAGGTAAAGGGTAGATGA
- a CDS encoding SDR family oxidoreductase yields the protein MILVTGGAGYIGSILTDDLLRKGEAVRVLDRLYFGEEGLAHNRKNIDLVQGDIRNFDPSVLDGVDSVIHLGGLSNDPTAEYNPKANMDINYGGTKKLAEACREKGVRRFVFASSCSLYDKGLFANDVLQDETSEVNPRATYAVAKHKAENLLLEMAGDDFCPVILRQGTVYGFSPRMRYDLVVNTFLKDAVVNKKLKVFCGGEMWRPLVDVTDASKAFICLVEAGEEKVNGQIFNLCHKNYRILELAHGVKGALEDRYQLEIEVDHSDVKTRSYRVSSKKMEQVLNFTPQVSVKDSVEHMLVKIEENGYTDFLNPHYYNIKWMTLLDEMEKTVRKIGPVF from the coding sequence ATGATACTGGTAACGGGTGGTGCCGGCTACATTGGGAGTATCCTGACGGATGACCTGCTTAGAAAGGGAGAGGCCGTGAGGGTGCTGGACAGGCTGTACTTCGGCGAGGAGGGCCTGGCACACAACAGAAAGAATATAGACCTGGTGCAGGGCGATATACGGAATTTTGACCCGTCCGTGCTTGATGGTGTAGACTCGGTCATCCATCTTGGCGGATTGTCCAATGACCCGACGGCGGAATACAACCCGAAGGCCAATATGGACATAAATTACGGGGGCACGAAGAAGCTGGCCGAGGCATGCAGGGAAAAGGGTGTAAGGCGGTTTGTCTTCGCCTCCAGTTGCTCCCTGTACGACAAAGGCCTGTTCGCAAACGACGTGCTTCAGGACGAGACATCGGAGGTCAACCCAAGGGCCACCTACGCCGTCGCAAAGCATAAGGCCGAGAACCTGCTCCTGGAGATGGCCGGAGACGATTTCTGCCCCGTAATACTGCGGCAGGGAACGGTATACGGGTTCAGCCCGAGGATGAGGTACGACCTGGTGGTCAATACCTTTCTGAAAGATGCCGTAGTGAACAAGAAGCTGAAGGTCTTTTGCGGGGGCGAGATGTGGAGACCGCTTGTGGACGTTACTGACGCGTCAAAGGCATTCATATGCCTGGTAGAAGCCGGCGAAGAAAAGGTGAACGGGCAGATATTTAACCTCTGCCACAAGAACTACCGCATTCTGGAACTGGCCCACGGGGTAAAAGGCGCGCTTGAAGACAGATACCAGCTGGAGATAGAGGTGGACCACAGCGACGTCAAGACAAGAAGCTACCGGGTCAGCTCAAAGAAGATGGAGCAGGTCCTCAATTTCACGCCCCAGGTCTCTGTAAAGGATTCCGTAGAACACATGCTGGTAAAGATAGAAGAAAACGGCTACACTGACTTCCTGAACCCTCACTACTACAACATAAAGTGGATGACGCTGCTGGACGAGATGGAGAAAACAGTCAGGAAGATAGGGCCGGTATTCTAG
- the rfbD gene encoding dTDP-4-dehydrorhamnose reductase, translating into MKVALIGSNGQLGNDLLKVFGKKNTVPLTHDKIEITDHEQTDAVLNSIKPDVVINTAAFHRVEDCETEYAKAFRVNAIGAANVARTSEKLNAILVHISTDYVFDGEKREPYTEDDLPNPLSTYGVTKLAGEYYVRNLCSRHYIIRTSGLYGLAWCRAKGGNFIDTMLRLAKEQPELKVIDDQFLVPTFTWDIAEKIKELVATDHEDHYGIYHISNSGQCTWYEFAAKIFELEGLRSVNLRKTTHEEFRSKVMRPDYSVLGSDRLKSIGLDPLRPWQDALRDYMSQRKR; encoded by the coding sequence ATGAAAGTCGCACTGATAGGCTCAAACGGCCAGCTGGGCAACGACCTGCTGAAGGTTTTTGGCAAGAAAAATACCGTCCCGCTCACACACGACAAGATAGAGATTACCGACCATGAACAGACCGACGCGGTGCTCAACTCCATAAAACCCGACGTAGTTATAAACACCGCCGCCTTCCACCGGGTGGAGGACTGCGAGACGGAGTACGCAAAGGCCTTCCGGGTAAACGCCATCGGCGCGGCAAACGTCGCGCGAACTTCAGAGAAACTCAATGCGATACTGGTGCACATCAGCACGGATTACGTCTTCGACGGTGAAAAGCGCGAACCCTATACAGAAGACGACCTTCCTAACCCACTTAGCACGTACGGCGTGACAAAGCTCGCGGGTGAATATTACGTGAGGAACCTGTGCTCAAGGCACTATATAATCAGGACGTCCGGCCTCTACGGGCTGGCTTGGTGCAGGGCGAAGGGCGGCAATTTCATAGACACTATGCTGCGCCTTGCGAAAGAACAGCCCGAACTCAAGGTGATTGACGACCAGTTCCTTGTACCGACCTTCACCTGGGACATCGCGGAGAAGATAAAGGAGCTCGTCGCCACGGACCATGAGGACCATTACGGGATATACCACATATCAAATTCCGGCCAGTGCACCTGGTACGAATTTGCCGCGAAAATATTCGAACTCGAAGGACTTCGCAGCGTAAACCTCAGAAAGACCACCCATGAGGAGTTCAGGAGCAAGGTAATGCGCCCCGACTATTCCGTCCTCGGTTCCGACAGGCTCAAGTCCATCGGTCTCGACCCCCTGCGACCCTGGCAGGACGCCCTCCGGGACTACATGTCCCAACGTAAGCGGTAG
- a CDS encoding homoserine dehydrogenase: MAEKVIKIGLLGSGTVGEGVQDIIFDDDGAKNLEKKLGFRLEIEKVYTRSPKKKRWYKKFPEKFTNRPEEVINHPEISIITEALGLDKADDVKKVSSYIVKALEGGKSVVTANKAVLAGYGREIYSAASKGADTQLRYEAAVAGGIPIIRSLGEGLACDDVTGVYGILNGTCNYILSGIRNEGMTFKEALRQAQKLGYAETNPEADINGDDTRDKVIVLLQLLYGIFVKKEDVSTEGIEHLEKIDFDYAAQKLSKNIKLLGSITKTGGEVTAAVSPIMINDDHVLSRVNGALNAVLVESRNCDSMCLVGKGAGAGPTANSVVSDIISIASGARLHPVPATRSYNKHLGEDQPGRYYLRFLVRDGAGIVSDILSHLKENRVNVDEVLQLRHSIEERSYFREKLGLKYKPDEILPFIITLEPCKEAAVREAIQGVKGHDFILLDPVVIKILPDLPDVVGTST; the protein is encoded by the coding sequence ATGGCGGAAAAGGTGATAAAAATAGGGCTTCTGGGGTCGGGCACCGTCGGTGAAGGCGTCCAGGACATAATTTTTGACGACGACGGCGCAAAAAACCTGGAAAAAAAGCTGGGGTTCAGGCTTGAGATTGAGAAGGTCTATACCCGCTCACCGAAAAAGAAGCGCTGGTATAAAAAATTTCCAGAGAAATTCACCAACCGGCCCGAGGAGGTCATAAACCACCCGGAAATCTCAATTATAACAGAGGCGCTGGGGCTTGATAAGGCGGACGATGTTAAAAAGGTTTCGTCTTATATTGTAAAGGCCCTGGAGGGCGGCAAGTCGGTAGTAACCGCGAACAAGGCGGTACTCGCCGGTTATGGACGGGAAATATATTCCGCCGCCAGCAAGGGCGCTGACACCCAGCTGCGCTACGAGGCAGCCGTAGCCGGCGGTATACCCATCATCCGCTCCCTCGGTGAGGGACTTGCATGTGATGACGTCACCGGGGTTTACGGCATCCTTAACGGCACCTGCAACTATATTCTCTCCGGCATACGCAATGAGGGCATGACCTTCAAAGAGGCGCTCCGTCAGGCCCAGAAACTGGGCTACGCCGAGACAAACCCGGAGGCCGACATAAATGGCGACGATACCAGGGACAAAGTAATCGTCCTCTTGCAGCTCCTCTACGGCATCTTCGTCAAGAAGGAGGACGTGAGCACTGAGGGCATAGAACACCTCGAAAAGATTGACTTCGATTACGCGGCCCAAAAACTCTCTAAGAACATAAAACTCCTGGGCTCTATTACAAAGACGGGAGGTGAAGTAACCGCGGCGGTGTCGCCCATCATGATAAACGATGACCACGTGCTCTCCAGGGTGAACGGCGCCCTGAACGCCGTCCTTGTAGAGAGCAGGAACTGCGATAGCATGTGCCTTGTGGGTAAAGGTGCCGGTGCGGGGCCGACCGCCAACTCGGTTGTGTCAGACATAATCTCCATCGCGAGCGGTGCCCGTCTTCATCCTGTGCCGGCCACCCGGAGCTATAACAAACACCTGGGCGAAGACCAGCCGGGCAGATACTACCTGCGGTTTTTGGTACGGGACGGGGCCGGCATCGTGAGCGACATCCTGAGCCATCTGAAGGAGAACCGGGTAAACGTTGATGAAGTCCTTCAGCTCAGGCACTCGATCGAGGAAAGAAGCTATTTCAGGGAAAAGCTGGGACTCAAGTACAAGCCGGATGAAATACTCCCCTTTATCATCACCCTTGAACCCTGTAAGGAAGCGGCTGTCAGAGAGGCGATACAAGGGGTAAAGGGACACGATTTTATCCTGCTTGACCCCGTGGTAATAAAGATATTGCCGGACCTGCCCGACGTGGTAGGGACCAGTACTTAA
- a CDS encoding aldehyde dehydrogenase family protein — protein sequence MVIKLYPASKKKSESGAKSSAKIKPGKMLIDGKWVNSRSGKTLKTINPATGKVITSIACGDRRDVNLAVKAARRAFESGPWPAMDARDRGRILANVAKLVEDNHEELARLETLDNGKPIKESRAVDVPYTADTFFYYAGWADKIHGETIPVRGDMLNYTLREPVGVIGQIIPWNFPLLMAAWKLGPALACGNTVVLKPAEDTSLSALRLGELFMEAGLPAGVLNIVTGLGETAGAALARHVDVDKVAFTGSTTVGKDIVRASADTLKKVSLELGGKSPNIIFADADIEAAVQGALMGIFFNQGEVCCAGSRLYVEKKIHDKFMDRMVSFASKMRVGDPFNPRTDMGALVSQVQFDKVMGYIEAGKEEGAELCCGGEALKSNGYFIKPTIFDNVKGTMKIAREEIFGPVVSTLTFRNIDEVVRAGNQSRYGLAAAVWTRDIQKAHAVARRLRAGTVWINTYNAFDCGSPFGGYKESGYGRELGEHSLELYTQVKSVWVNLS from the coding sequence ATGGTTATAAAATTATACCCAGCGTCAAAGAAAAAGTCAGAATCAGGAGCAAAGTCTTCGGCAAAGATAAAACCCGGAAAGATGCTCATCGACGGAAAATGGGTAAACTCCCGCTCCGGCAAGACTCTTAAAACGATAAACCCCGCCACCGGTAAGGTAATTACGAGCATTGCCTGTGGCGACAGGAGGGACGTGAACCTTGCGGTAAAGGCTGCCCGGAGGGCGTTTGAGTCGGGTCCGTGGCCTGCGATGGACGCGCGTGACCGCGGGCGAATACTGGCCAACGTCGCAAAATTGGTGGAAGACAACCATGAGGAACTGGCAAGGCTGGAGACCCTCGATAACGGTAAACCCATTAAAGAGTCCCGCGCCGTAGACGTACCTTACACCGCCGACACATTCTTTTACTATGCGGGCTGGGCCGATAAGATCCACGGCGAGACCATCCCCGTCAGGGGCGACATGCTCAACTACACGCTCAGGGAGCCCGTGGGCGTAATAGGGCAGATTATACCCTGGAACTTCCCTCTGCTGATGGCCGCCTGGAAACTTGGGCCCGCCCTTGCCTGCGGTAACACGGTCGTACTAAAACCGGCCGAAGATACGTCACTCTCCGCCCTCAGGCTTGGCGAACTGTTCATGGAGGCGGGGCTTCCTGCCGGGGTGCTCAACATAGTTACAGGACTCGGTGAAACCGCCGGCGCGGCACTGGCAAGGCACGTCGACGTAGACAAGGTAGCCTTTACCGGTTCGACGACTGTCGGAAAGGACATAGTGCGGGCCTCTGCCGACACTCTGAAGAAGGTCTCGCTGGAGCTTGGGGGCAAGTCACCCAATATAATCTTTGCCGACGCGGACATAGAGGCTGCGGTACAAGGCGCCTTGATGGGCATATTCTTCAACCAGGGGGAGGTCTGCTGCGCCGGGTCCAGGCTCTACGTTGAGAAAAAGATTCACGACAAGTTCATGGACAGAATGGTCTCCTTTGCCTCGAAGATGCGCGTTGGAGACCCTTTTAACCCACGCACGGATATGGGCGCCCTTGTGTCCCAGGTACAGTTCGACAAGGTGATGGGCTACATAGAGGCCGGCAAGGAAGAGGGCGCAGAACTATGCTGCGGCGGCGAAGCCCTTAAAAGTAACGGCTACTTTATCAAGCCCACTATATTTGATAACGTCAAAGGCACGATGAAGATTGCCAGGGAAGAAATCTTCGGGCCCGTGGTATCCACCCTTACATTCAGAAATATCGACGAGGTGGTCAGGGCGGGAAACCAGTCCCGTTACGGCCTCGCGGCCGCCGTATGGACCCGGGACATACAAAAGGCCCACGCGGTCGCCAGGAGGCTCCGCGCCGGCACTGTATGGATAAACACCTACAACGCGTTTGACTGCGGCAGCCCCTTCGGGGGGTACAAGGAGTCCGGCTACGGCCGCGAACTGGGTGAACACTCTCTGGAACTGTACACCCAGGTAAAGAGCGTGTGGGTGAATCTGAGCTGA